The following are encoded together in the Deltaproteobacteria bacterium genome:
- a CDS encoding CpaF family protein yields MKNIIIKSIIWKISSMELANLTHQIITKLNQLTYEEFALGDQSHQEASKNKMQSLIENLTEHLSCAYKKRIQNEFFSYGPLEELLKDEETSEIIINDPVSIFFEKNGTLIKHTDYFLSEYTYEKFIQRLCDQTSCILNLESPFADGSFENFRISIIDKSITHHFSSVNFRRHPLTSWTFKRLIEKKWCSEVLINEFQKIISERKNFLVIGSTGSGKTSVLNSLLNLTQPTERSIIIEDTSEISLPNKASMKLLTQSNPNNIKTEINQTDLVKRSLRLRPDRIVMGEIRGSEAKDFLMALSTGHLGSFGTLHAHDPHQALIRLEMLIQMGAPNWSLSAIRRLIFLSLDMVLVVGKNASNERCFKGAYQLCSLEENGFLLEKKF; encoded by the coding sequence ATGAAAAACATAATAATAAAATCAATCATCTGGAAGATATCTAGTATGGAATTGGCAAATTTAACCCATCAAATAATAACAAAATTAAATCAACTTACCTATGAAGAATTTGCTTTAGGAGATCAATCTCATCAGGAAGCAAGTAAGAACAAAATGCAGTCACTCATAGAAAATTTAACGGAACATCTTAGTTGTGCTTACAAAAAAAGAATCCAAAATGAATTTTTCTCCTATGGCCCCTTAGAGGAGCTGCTTAAAGATGAGGAGACATCTGAAATTATTATCAATGATCCAGTTTCAATTTTTTTTGAAAAGAATGGGACTCTCATCAAACACACCGATTATTTTCTATCTGAGTATACTTACGAAAAATTTATTCAAAGACTTTGCGATCAGACAAGTTGCATCTTGAACCTTGAAAGTCCTTTTGCCGACGGTTCCTTTGAAAATTTTAGAATTTCAATCATAGATAAATCAATCACCCATCATTTTTCCTCAGTGAATTTCCGAAGACATCCCTTAACCAGCTGGACCTTTAAAAGACTAATCGAAAAAAAATGGTGCTCCGAGGTACTCATTAACGAGTTTCAAAAAATTATTTCTGAAAGAAAAAACTTTTTAGTTATAGGCTCAACAGGTTCAGGGAAAACCTCTGTGCTTAATTCCCTTTTAAATCTAACCCAACCAACAGAAAGATCTATCATCATTGAAGACACTTCCGAAATATCTCTTCCAAACAAAGCCAGTATGAAATTATTGACCCAATCAAATCCAAACAACATCAAGACTGAAATTAACCAAACAGATTTAGTAAAGAGGTCCCTCCGCTTAAGACCAGACAGAATTGTGATGGGGGAAATTAGAGGATCTGAAGCAAAAGATTTCCTGATGGCCTTATCCACAGGGCATCTAGGAAGTTTCGGCACTTTGCATGCTCATGACCCACACCAAGCACTCATAAGACTTGAAATGCTGATTCAAATGGGTGCTCCCAATTGGAGCCTCAGCGCCATTAGAAGACTTATTTTTTTAAGCCTCGATATGGTTTTAGTCGTAGGTAAAAATGCTTCCAACGAAAGATGTTTTAAGGGCGCCTATCAACTTTGCTCTCTAGAAGAAAATGGCTTTCTTCTCGAAAAGAAATTTTAG
- a CDS encoding pilus assembly protein — protein sequence MKRIIFYLLIYLNSLGMEFIISTGENLKIPFKGNTIWIEKKGVITGQVRQNNLIITGKSVGTSYLKFKDELHKVQVVKPQNLSLFKKLHSLLENKLGLKIQTINSQIILSGTLYRLNDWIEISKQVSGDESIEFTAHIEESLQEEMGAYFNQLFGNFGIPEQKVQFNSRPILRLHPKDPHFKDYEKILTPFGIKVIKDPTSLTLAPVIKVQITVAEINRGFAQNYGVELSDSYKAEILPTTKIQDFEAKLHLLESSGNGKLLASPNILCRSGKEAEFLAGGEFPIKTRSKFGGDVVWKKYGILLKVNPKADSLGRMNIGIQSEVSSIDKSLSVDGIPAITTNKVSSFFDLTSSKMIALSGLLTDINGDNYSGVPFISRLPIIGTLFSSKDFLTKRTELMIFVKPSIMKMDEDYEKHNNKINHLEDI from the coding sequence ATGAAAAGAATAATCTTTTATTTATTAATTTACCTCAATTCTTTAGGGATGGAATTTATAATTTCAACAGGTGAAAACTTAAAAATTCCATTCAAAGGAAATACGATTTGGATCGAAAAAAAAGGAGTTATCACCGGCCAAGTAAGACAGAACAATCTCATCATTACTGGTAAATCGGTTGGCACGAGCTACCTCAAGTTTAAAGATGAGCTTCATAAAGTGCAAGTTGTAAAACCACAAAATCTATCCTTATTCAAAAAACTACATTCTCTTCTTGAGAACAAATTGGGGTTAAAAATTCAAACGATAAATTCACAAATTATACTTTCCGGGACTCTTTATAGATTAAATGACTGGATAGAAATTTCTAAACAAGTATCTGGCGATGAATCCATAGAGTTCACAGCTCATATCGAAGAATCTCTTCAAGAGGAAATGGGTGCTTACTTTAATCAATTATTTGGAAATTTTGGAATTCCAGAACAAAAAGTTCAATTTAATTCTCGCCCTATTTTAAGACTGCATCCCAAAGATCCTCATTTTAAAGATTATGAAAAAATTCTGACACCCTTTGGTATCAAAGTGATTAAGGACCCCACCTCTCTAACCCTAGCTCCCGTAATTAAAGTTCAAATAACTGTGGCCGAAATCAACCGCGGTTTTGCACAAAATTATGGTGTTGAATTATCCGACTCCTACAAGGCTGAAATATTGCCAACAACTAAAATTCAAGATTTTGAAGCCAAACTACACTTACTTGAAAGCTCAGGAAATGGAAAATTATTGGCCAGCCCAAATATTCTTTGTCGGAGCGGTAAGGAAGCAGAATTCCTAGCGGGTGGAGAATTTCCAATCAAAACCAGAAGTAAATTTGGTGGTGACGTGGTCTGGAAAAAATATGGAATTCTACTCAAAGTCAATCCTAAAGCGGACTCCCTGGGGAGAATGAATATTGGAATACAAAGCGAAGTCTCTTCAATTGACAAGAGTCTAAGTGTTGATGGGATACCTGCGATCACCACTAATAAAGTATCCAGTTTCTTTGATTTAACCAGCTCAAAAATGATTGCCCTCTCTGGGCTTCTTACAGATATCAATGGAGATAACTACAGTGGTGTTCCTTTCATCTCAAGGCTGCCAATCATTGGCACTTTATTCTCAAGTAAAGATTTTTTGACTAAGCGAACAGAACTGATGATTTTTGTAAAACCTTCGATCATGAAAATGGATGAAGATTATGAAAAACATAATAATAAAATCAATCATCTGGAAGATATCTAG
- a CDS encoding DUF3857 domain-containing protein: MKYIMTISVGLFFSIISSARYQRQDEASHKYNFINQYYKVKKDGSFKLIEEREIEVLNETGRKDFGFQKLNYAPNTDSLSLLEAYTVTNGKKIKVSSELIEDKPIASQITGFDLTNQMAITFPDVKVGSKIYLKYSFEKKIPTLKNVFSNSEFFGWKENIQKQNLYFESEMELFYYLNDPDQHLQLEAKKENNLYYLNLALVKPSFFNPIEEKDPYMQRTTTPYIEVSSEKKWSYSMLEPVIIQNELILVEELPEKMNKIVIEAKKLNGFFNRVNYLIKEIQESIRYFGDWRPIKGALVPRNLQLIMETGFGDCKDYSALLTVMLRKLGYDSHIAWVYRAYPYIPYDIHMPSLSSYNHAITFVSFENKEYWFDPTNNMVFTQEPLSDISNRNAVILAKDESIFKFIPKNDPNKNSDKTSITYSQWKKDEVSVNVTIEVKGIPAAHWAGSELGSSKSAIENDLLEWVTNSVRNTSERHFEPFDLSSRITGDYKFQFSFKEKNSFLKSNYGKAFTLWQNQGLKLIGEETENRETDLFLRSPRVTIYKFKFDKAFAKNFKSLDCKINSNWIDISREAKNPKSGLEIEDMITLKKSYIYRNEFESAEFKKVKSKIRECLLGKVVVLQ, encoded by the coding sequence GTGAAATACATCATGACCATTTCAGTTGGTTTATTTTTTAGTATTATTTCCTCAGCGCGGTATCAGAGACAAGATGAAGCCAGTCATAAATATAATTTCATAAATCAGTATTATAAAGTTAAAAAAGATGGAAGCTTTAAGCTTATTGAAGAAAGAGAAATCGAAGTATTAAATGAAACTGGAAGAAAGGATTTTGGTTTTCAAAAGCTCAATTACGCGCCTAATACGGATTCGCTAAGTTTGTTAGAAGCTTATACGGTAACAAATGGGAAAAAAATCAAAGTGTCTAGCGAATTGATTGAAGATAAGCCAATCGCTTCCCAGATTACGGGTTTTGATTTGACAAATCAAATGGCAATTACATTTCCAGATGTGAAGGTGGGGTCGAAAATTTATTTAAAATATTCTTTCGAGAAAAAAATACCCACTTTAAAAAACGTTTTTAGTAATAGTGAGTTTTTTGGTTGGAAGGAAAATATACAGAAACAAAATCTTTATTTTGAATCAGAAATGGAACTATTTTATTATCTGAACGATCCGGATCAACATCTACAACTAGAAGCAAAAAAAGAAAATAATTTATATTATCTTAATTTGGCATTAGTAAAACCATCTTTTTTTAATCCTATCGAAGAAAAAGATCCCTACATGCAAAGGACGACGACACCGTACATTGAGGTTTCATCCGAAAAAAAATGGAGCTATTCGATGCTTGAACCAGTCATTATTCAAAATGAGTTAATTTTAGTTGAAGAACTTCCCGAAAAAATGAATAAAATAGTGATTGAAGCCAAAAAGCTTAATGGATTCTTTAATAGGGTGAATTACTTGATTAAAGAAATTCAAGAAAGCATTAGGTATTTTGGCGATTGGCGTCCTATTAAAGGAGCTCTGGTTCCAAGAAATCTACAGTTGATTATGGAAACGGGATTTGGAGACTGTAAGGACTATTCAGCCTTATTGACAGTGATGCTCAGAAAATTAGGGTATGATTCTCATATAGCATGGGTTTACAGGGCTTATCCCTATATTCCCTATGACATTCATATGCCTTCTTTGAGTTCTTATAATCATGCAATCACTTTTGTAAGCTTTGAAAATAAAGAGTATTGGTTCGATCCTACAAATAATATGGTTTTTACCCAGGAGCCATTGAGTGACATCTCAAATAGAAACGCTGTCATTCTTGCTAAAGATGAAAGTATTTTTAAGTTTATTCCCAAAAATGATCCAAATAAAAACTCAGATAAAACCAGCATTACGTATAGCCAGTGGAAAAAAGACGAAGTTTCTGTAAATGTGACCATCGAAGTGAAGGGGATTCCCGCAGCCCATTGGGCCGGAAGCGAATTGGGAAGTTCTAAATCGGCCATTGAGAATGATTTACTAGAATGGGTAACGAACTCTGTTAGAAATACCAGCGAAAGACATTTTGAGCCTTTTGACTTATCTTCCAGGATTACTGGAGATTACAAGTTTCAATTTTCTTTTAAAGAAAAGAATTCATTTTTAAAATCTAACTATGGAAAAGCTTTTACCTTATGGCAAAACCAAGGTCTTAAATTAATCGGAGAAGAAACCGAAAATAGAGAAACGGATTTATTTTTAAGATCACCCAGAGTGACTATCTATAAGTTTAAATTTGATAAAGCATTTGCAAAAAACTTTAAATCCTTAGATTGCAAGATAAATTCGAATTGGATTGACATTTCAAGAGAGGCAAAAAATCCAAAATCAGGACTAGAAATTGAGGATATGATTACATTAAAAAAAAGCTACATTTATAGAAATGAATTTGAAAGTGCCGAGTTTAAAAAAGTAAAATCAAAAATACGAGAATGTCTATTAGGAAAAGTAGTGGTTTTACAATAG
- a CDS encoding biopolymer transporter ExbD yields MAARTGNDDGATINEINVVPLVDIILVVLIIFMVAAPLVMQPKIDISLPKSSSTDFDKSKKPMKIVLGKKGELFIDSKTLSLEQLKAESLLRIKENPEINALLVADKEVTLAMVTEIIDTVKSQGIKKVAFSIQKK; encoded by the coding sequence ATGGCAGCTAGAACTGGCAACGATGATGGCGCCACCATCAATGAAATCAACGTGGTCCCTTTGGTGGATATAATACTTGTGGTTTTGATTATCTTTATGGTAGCAGCGCCTTTAGTGATGCAACCAAAAATCGATATTTCTCTTCCTAAATCTTCATCAACGGATTTCGATAAGAGTAAAAAACCGATGAAAATAGTACTTGGAAAAAAGGGTGAACTCTTTATTGACAGCAAAACTCTGAGCTTGGAACAACTAAAAGCTGAATCGTTATTGCGAATTAAAGAAAATCCAGAAATAAATGCCCTTCTTGTCGCCGATAAAGAGGTCACTTTGGCCATGGTTACCGAAATTATCGATACTGTTAAATCCCAGGGGATAAAGAAAGTCGCCTTTAGTATTCAAAAGAAATAA
- a CDS encoding MotA/TolQ/ExbB proton channel family protein, with the protein MESLFKIAEASANFILIFMGFLSVLSLAIIIERFFSLNKLSKNSLQIGLKFKEVIETQDTQRVPELAHYDQALEGKALKYGINHITKNSAEGLDELFSSFKTMEKPKLEGNLYILGTIASNAPYIGLLGTVMGIMKAFNDLGNAPGQGNEVVMAGIAHALVSTAIGLGLAIPAVISFNLFQKKVSLILANIDASKDLCLMFAKAKKGFNHGS; encoded by the coding sequence ATGGAATCATTATTTAAAATAGCAGAAGCCAGCGCGAATTTTATCCTGATCTTTATGGGATTTTTGAGCGTTCTCAGCCTAGCCATTATCATTGAAAGATTTTTTTCCCTCAATAAGCTTTCAAAAAACAGTTTACAAATTGGACTAAAATTCAAAGAAGTCATCGAAACGCAAGATACCCAAAGAGTTCCTGAGTTAGCTCATTATGATCAGGCCCTTGAAGGAAAGGCTCTTAAATACGGAATCAATCATATAACTAAAAATAGTGCCGAAGGCTTAGATGAATTATTTAGTTCCTTTAAAACCATGGAAAAACCCAAACTTGAAGGGAATCTCTATATTCTTGGAACCATTGCCTCCAACGCTCCTTACATTGGTCTTTTAGGCACGGTAATGGGAATTATGAAAGCTTTCAATGATCTTGGAAATGCTCCAGGTCAAGGGAATGAGGTGGTCATGGCTGGCATTGCTCATGCCCTCGTTTCAACAGCAATTGGTTTAGGGCTCGCAATCCCAGCAGTCATTTCCTTTAATCTCTTTCAGAAAAAAGTATCATTAATCTTGGCAAATATCGATGCTTCTAAGGATCTATGTCTCATGTTTGCAAAAGCAAAAAAAGGATTCAACCATGGCAGCTAG
- a CDS encoding energy transducer TonB, with amino-acid sequence MTAAIAERNIFNFSEEVSPTKKLFVSLGLSIMTHFLVVITIKSLNLKSIPIVKTSQESYVDLGYQEYEEPPQIVETKTSEVKDIPEAIPEKSEDLSSSSHELNDQSSDIPSLQKEQVKVPQPIASPKNANTTDIPYYKVKPKYPKEALLSGIEGFILLEIDIKEDGSVENLKLTGGEKINLFENEARRAVVKWKYKPFLDGLGNPIRKTQHLVRVDFKLIDDQAQN; translated from the coding sequence ATGACAGCAGCAATTGCAGAAAGAAATATTTTTAATTTTTCAGAGGAGGTTTCTCCTACAAAAAAATTATTTGTTTCCCTTGGGCTATCAATTATGACTCATTTCCTTGTGGTTATAACGATTAAAAGTTTAAATCTTAAATCGATTCCCATAGTAAAAACCTCTCAAGAATCCTATGTGGATCTAGGATATCAGGAATATGAAGAACCTCCACAAATTGTGGAAACAAAAACTTCTGAAGTGAAAGATATTCCCGAAGCTATTCCTGAAAAGTCAGAAGACCTCTCCTCTTCAAGTCATGAATTAAACGATCAGAGTTCAGATATTCCTAGTTTGCAAAAGGAACAAGTAAAAGTTCCTCAGCCAATTGCAAGCCCAAAAAATGCAAATACAACAGATATTCCCTATTACAAAGTTAAGCCCAAATACCCCAAGGAGGCTTTGCTTTCAGGAATTGAAGGTTTTATTCTGCTCGAGATAGATATTAAAGAAGATGGCTCCGTTGAAAATTTAAAACTCACTGGAGGAGAAAAAATAAACCTTTTTGAAAACGAAGCACGCCGTGCCGTGGTCAAATGGAAATACAAACCCTTTCTTGATGGATTAGGAAATCCAATCAGAAAAACTCAGCACCTTGTTCGCGTTGACTTTAAACTCATTGATGACCAGGCACAAAACTAA
- a CDS encoding TonB-dependent receptor, with product MLNYFLLIGLGAFSFLNLATAQMEVEKIERIEVIGSRIKRISSEGSSAVKSINKENMESSANVSVSDSMRDSNMATFGVTREAAGNSAAATTNIGLRGLGATRTLVLLNGHRLPKDPSTEAVDLNLIPESAIERIEVLKDGAAALYGSDALGGVINIVTKKGYIGNEILTKFSSPELRGGSSVSTSLLSGTSNEKSDLLWVLNFSRNEKIMGKDREITKNGLSPNGSTAAYKDASGSWFVDPIGNCPADLIKPDASGKGNRCYFRYNEFATYRPLVDTINLLTDYTYRLESGAKFYNRNLVVFKDIEWNYAPTPAGFSTATGTSTIPAARTVSYRFMEAGNRDSKDTEKNYSTLFGLKGNISDTWTYDGSVGFSRVFRENLGYSGYLDGNVLDDLVKSGKFDPFKPAGSRGDISPALAQVFQQSESSLFTTEVVFSGDIGELEHGSMGTAVGVSAWNEKLDQKTDNKSAAGIILGSAGSNDKGSRDVTSVFSEVTIPARQNLEFNLAARLDHYSDFGTAVNPKIGAKLQLNPNALLRASVGTGFKAPTLSALYKATSEGYESFIDRKVCAKNPEACASNQYLVVSGGNKDLNEEKAITAGIGGVYEPSADFSTSLDVWYTKISNVVGIDLEEMTKAESNNVDTTQYGVTVQRDQNGIIEKITAPNLNLQQEEISGADLNFEAGLGHGVWGHRLSLQNDFSYVIFYNKEGFPGAGKRNVMGEWGYPEWRNNLSFNLKNDKTIYKLTLRSIPGQNVINREKSEKINDLNEFDFSVSYKISKTSQLTGGIKNLLNSDPPADKNGGSGGAAEVNDSLYDVNGRKAFVGYSQKF from the coding sequence ATGTTAAATTATTTTCTGTTAATCGGGTTAGGGGCGTTTTCATTTTTAAATTTAGCAACAGCACAAATGGAAGTCGAGAAGATAGAACGAATCGAGGTTATTGGTTCTAGGATTAAAAGAATTTCTTCAGAAGGATCTTCGGCGGTAAAAAGTATTAACAAGGAAAATATGGAAAGCTCTGCCAATGTTTCTGTTTCAGATTCCATGAGAGATTCCAATATGGCAACTTTTGGTGTGACTCGTGAAGCCGCTGGAAACAGTGCTGCGGCAACCACTAATATTGGATTGCGTGGTCTAGGGGCAACTCGCACCCTTGTCTTATTAAATGGACATCGATTGCCCAAAGACCCTTCGACAGAAGCTGTGGATTTAAATCTTATTCCGGAAAGTGCCATCGAAAGAATTGAAGTTTTAAAGGATGGAGCCGCGGCCTTGTACGGATCAGATGCTTTGGGTGGAGTTATAAACATTGTAACGAAGAAAGGTTATATCGGAAATGAAATTCTGACCAAATTTTCAAGTCCCGAGTTAAGAGGTGGAAGTTCTGTATCAACCTCTTTATTGTCAGGAACTTCAAATGAAAAATCAGATTTGCTTTGGGTTTTAAATTTTTCAAGAAATGAAAAGATTATGGGTAAGGATAGAGAGATCACCAAGAATGGTCTATCTCCTAATGGTAGTACCGCAGCTTACAAAGATGCTTCTGGAAGTTGGTTTGTTGACCCCATTGGGAATTGCCCTGCTGATTTAATTAAACCAGATGCTAGTGGAAAAGGAAATCGTTGTTACTTTCGCTACAATGAATTTGCAACCTATCGACCTTTGGTAGATACCATTAATTTATTAACAGATTACACCTATAGATTGGAGTCAGGAGCTAAATTTTATAACAGAAATTTAGTCGTTTTTAAAGATATTGAATGGAATTACGCCCCAACGCCAGCAGGATTTTCGACAGCTACAGGAACATCGACAATTCCTGCAGCGCGTACGGTTTCCTATCGATTTATGGAGGCTGGAAATAGGGATAGCAAAGACACAGAGAAAAACTATTCAACGCTCTTTGGTTTGAAAGGCAATATTTCAGATACTTGGACCTATGATGGATCCGTGGGGTTTAGCCGCGTGTTCAGAGAAAATCTGGGTTATAGTGGCTATCTGGATGGAAATGTTTTAGATGACTTAGTGAAAAGTGGCAAATTTGATCCTTTTAAGCCCGCTGGAAGTCGTGGGGATATTTCTCCAGCCCTGGCGCAAGTCTTTCAACAATCTGAATCCAGCTTGTTTACAACCGAAGTGGTTTTTTCCGGAGATATTGGTGAATTAGAACATGGATCCATGGGAACAGCGGTGGGAGTGAGTGCATGGAATGAAAAATTAGATCAGAAAACAGACAACAAGTCAGCGGCAGGAATCATACTTGGATCCGCTGGTTCCAATGATAAGGGATCAAGGGATGTGACTTCCGTTTTCAGCGAAGTCACTATTCCAGCAAGGCAAAATTTGGAGTTTAATTTGGCAGCTCGATTAGATCATTACTCTGATTTTGGAACCGCAGTGAATCCAAAAATAGGGGCAAAGTTACAGTTAAATCCAAATGCTTTGTTAAGAGCTTCTGTTGGGACGGGATTTAAAGCGCCCACTTTATCAGCGCTCTATAAAGCGACATCGGAAGGTTACGAAAGTTTTATCGATAGAAAGGTTTGTGCTAAAAATCCTGAAGCCTGTGCTTCGAATCAATATTTGGTAGTGAGTGGTGGAAATAAGGATCTCAATGAAGAAAAAGCGATTACGGCAGGAATAGGTGGTGTGTATGAACCCTCCGCTGATTTTTCAACGTCTTTAGATGTTTGGTATACGAAAATTTCAAATGTGGTTGGAATCGATTTAGAGGAAATGACCAAAGCTGAAAGTAACAATGTGGATACCACCCAATACGGCGTCACGGTTCAGCGTGATCAGAATGGAATTATCGAAAAAATCACGGCGCCTAATTTAAATTTACAGCAGGAGGAAATTTCTGGAGCAGACTTAAATTTTGAGGCCGGATTGGGCCATGGCGTTTGGGGTCACCGATTGAGTTTGCAAAATGATTTTTCCTACGTGATTTTTTACAATAAAGAAGGTTTTCCTGGAGCGGGGAAAAGAAATGTCATGGGAGAGTGGGGTTATCCTGAATGGAGAAATAATTTAAGTTTCAATTTGAAAAACGATAAGACTATTTACAAGCTCACTTTAAGAAGTATTCCAGGGCAAAATGTGATAAATAGAGAAAAATCTGAAAAGATCAATGATTTAAATGAATTTGATTTTTCTGTTTCTTATAAAATATCAAAAACATCCCAGCTGACGGGAGGAATTAAAAACTTGCTAAATTCAGATCCTCCGGCAGATAAGAACGGGGGAAGTGGCGGTGCTGCTGAAGTGAATGATTCCCTTTATGATGTGAATGGACGAAAAGCTTTCGTTGGTTATTCTCAGAAGTTTTAA
- a CDS encoding hybrid sensor histidine kinase/response regulator — protein MNKSIILCVDDEIDNLDALERLFRKKYQVLKADSGDKALEMIRQQGQNISLILTDQRMPKMSGVELLEKAIQMQPEMIRILITGFTELESVIQAVNKGQIYRYITKPWDSTDLTNTVDRAIERFHLNQELRAKTSELEKAYKELKTLDEAKSKFMILINHELKTPLTSILNFLSLLKESKLDEDQVLYVDRMQKSADKLKQIIEDVMFIMKSEMNQLQLDPQSLLLTGVELYLTEENKKLLVNKKLILSENFESLEFKADKRLFLQILNRIIHNAFKFAGEKTQIDIKGSKVGSFYEFRISNQGPKIPEESLKRIFQPFYLEENIMNHSIGLGLGLNICDKLLKLHGSSLNLRNTDEGVQVSFYFPLVQT, from the coding sequence ATGAATAAATCGATAATTTTATGTGTAGATGACGAAATCGATAATCTGGATGCTCTCGAAAGATTATTTAGAAAAAAGTATCAGGTTCTCAAAGCCGACTCAGGTGATAAGGCTTTGGAAATGATTCGTCAACAAGGGCAAAATATTTCCTTGATATTAACAGACCAACGTATGCCCAAAATGTCTGGAGTGGAACTATTAGAAAAGGCCATCCAAATGCAGCCCGAAATGATTCGTATTTTAATTACCGGCTTTACAGAATTGGAATCTGTAATTCAGGCGGTAAACAAGGGCCAAATTTATCGCTACATTACTAAACCCTGGGACTCAACGGATTTAACGAACACTGTAGATCGAGCCATTGAAAGATTCCATTTGAATCAAGAACTTCGAGCCAAAACTTCGGAACTAGAAAAGGCCTATAAAGAACTGAAAACACTGGACGAAGCGAAATCTAAATTTATGATCTTGATAAATCATGAATTAAAAACGCCTTTAACTTCGATTCTAAATTTTTTGTCTCTTTTAAAAGAATCCAAGCTCGACGAAGATCAAGTTCTTTATGTGGATCGAATGCAGAAAAGTGCCGACAAATTAAAGCAAATCATTGAAGATGTCATGTTCATTATGAAGTCAGAAATGAATCAGCTCCAACTAGACCCGCAATCTCTCCTGCTAACTGGAGTTGAATTGTACTTAACTGAGGAAAATAAAAAACTATTAGTAAATAAAAAATTAATTTTATCAGAAAATTTTGAATCTTTGGAATTTAAAGCCGATAAAAGGTTATTCCTCCAAATTTTAAATCGAATCATCCATAACGCCTTTAAATTTGCCGGTGAAAAAACTCAAATCGATATCAAAGGGTCTAAAGTGGGATCTTTTTATGAATTTAGAATTAGCAATCAAGGCCCCAAAATCCCTGAAGAGTCCCTGAAAAGAATCTTTCAACCTTTTTATTTAGAAGAAAACATCATGAACCATTCCATTGGCCTCGGATTAGGGCTCAATATTTGTGATAAATTATTGAAGCTACATGGAAGCTCATTGAATCTGCGAAATACCGACGAGGGAGTTCAAGTTTCCTTTTATTTTCCCCTCGTCCAAACCTGA